The Callithrix jacchus isolate 240 chromosome X, calJac240_pri, whole genome shotgun sequence genome contains a region encoding:
- the LOC118150588 gene encoding uncharacterized protein LOC118150588 isoform X1, whose protein sequence is MLDAEPGHVGRETPEMWDQEPWKSGTGTQGMWEGEPGKCGKGNTGNAGRGTRGMWKGEPGECGKGNPGEYLMGNLGHVGTGTRGMWDGKHRECGTANTGNVGQGTPGMWDGKHRECGTGNTGNVGRGTPGMCDREPGECGTRNPGHVGRGIPENVERGNTGNVGRVTWGMWEGEHRGMWDREPGACGTRNPGNLGWGTRRMCEGEPWGMWDGEPEKCGKGNPGNAGRRTRGMQEGESRECGMWNPGNVGRRTAEISDVEPAACETGTPRNVGLRTRGMCNAEARKCWMRNLGHVGRETPEMWDQEPWKSGTGTQGMWEGEPGKCGKRNTGNAGRGTRGMWKGEPGECGKGNPGYV, encoded by the coding sequence ATGTTGGATGCGGAACCTGGGCATGTGGGACGGGAAACCCCGGAAATGTGGGACCAGGAACCCTGGAAATCTGGGACGGGAACCCAGGGAATGTGGGAAGGGGAGCCCGGGAAATGCGGGAAAGGGAACACGGGGAATGCGGGACGGGGAACCCGGGGCATGTGGAAAGGGGAACCCGGGGAATGCGGGAAGGGGAACCCCGGAGAATACCTGATGGGGAACCTGGGGCATGTGGGAACAGGAACCCGGGGCATGTGGGACGGGAAACACCGTGAATGTGGGACGGCCAACACCGGGAATGTGGGACAGGGAACACCGGGAATGTGGGACGGGAAACACCGGGAATGTGGGACGGGGAACACCGGGAATGTGGGACGGGGAACACCGGGAATGTGTGATCGGGAACCCGGGGAATGTGGAACGCGGAACCCGGGGCACGTGGGAAGGGGAATCCCGGAGAATGTGGAACGGGGGAATACCGGGAATGTGGGTCGGGTAACTTGGGGAATGTGGGAAGGGGAACACCGGGGGATGTGGGACAGGGAACCCGGGGCATGTGGGACGCGGAACCCCGGGAATTTGGGATGGGGAACCCGGCGCATGTGCGAAGGGGAACCCTGGGGAATGTGGGACGGGGAACCGGAGAAATGCGGGAAGGGGAACCCCGGAAATGCGGGACGGAGAACTCGGGGAATGCAGGAAGGGGAATCCCGGGAATGTGGGATGTGGAACCCAGGGAATGTGGGAAGGAGAACCGCGGAAATTTCGGACGTGGAACCCGCGGCATGTGAGACGGGGACTCCACGGAATGTGGGACTCCGAACCCGGGGCATGTGTAATGCAGAAGCCCGGAAATGTTGGATGCGAAACCTGGGGCATGTGGGACGGGAAACCCCGGAAATGTGGGACCAGGAACCCTGGAAATCTGGGACGGGAACCCAGGGAATGTGGGAAGGGGAGCCCGGGAAATGCGGGAAACGGAACACGGGGAATGCGGGACGGGGAACCCGGGGCATGTGGAAAGGGGAACCCGGGGAATGCGGGAAGGGGAACCCCGGGTATGTGTGA